In one Juglans regia cultivar Chandler chromosome 11, Walnut 2.0, whole genome shotgun sequence genomic region, the following are encoded:
- the LOC108986872 gene encoding DExH-box ATP-dependent RNA helicase DExH8 yields the protein MASPTSSCSSSYSSPFSSSKFSSLPVMSLRGKIVEKIIENRVTLIVGETGCGKSSQVPQFLLEEGMEPILCTQPRRFAVVAVAKMVAKARNCEVGGEVGYHIGHSKHLSPRSRIVFKTAGVLLDELREKGMNALKYKVIILDEVHERSIESDLVLVCLKQFLIKNNDLRVVLMSATADITRYKDYFKDLGRGERVEVLAIPMSNHKTIFQRSVSYLEQITELLGISSELLSSTYSSGPSPSMANANIKPAVHKLIHNLILLIHENEPDIEKSILVFLPTYYSLEQQWKLLTPLSSSFKVHILHSSIDTEQALMAMKILKSHRKIILATNIAESSVTIPKVAFVIDSCRSLQVFWDSNRKKESTELVWVSKSQAEQRRGRTGRTCDGQVYRLVTSSFFSQLKEFEPPSILRLSLRQQVLLISCAESKAINDPKTLLQKALDPPNIEVVEDALSLLVHMHALEKTSPRGRYEPTFYGRLLASFSLSFDAAVLILKFGDIGMLREGIVLGILMDTQPLPILHPFGEEDLFTEYLDCYFGGESYDKVLPGRKEVIFMGNLCAFQFWQRVFKDKHRLEHLKQLLKFNDIKAATSVLPSVEEEWCSFHNLAQSSLRHVSEIYEDVLSSVHRFRPKLLATSNGMPLYYDPYEFEHTCLLKCHPDGDTDEPPADDEPLHPSNEIRKCLTVPYVAAHNFQNSDVVEKLVATIKEIKVLYTEDKCGNQQRNVDVGSHVNGEAPICVFFINGSCNKGSQCLFSHSLKARRPICKFFFSLQGCRNGGSCGFSHDLGPSVSSSSTLCLPEDGDANAASLIRLFPISSNGCILLLDDMDLHFSSNLARHYDPSKIISTTCLSDTFICNTSLTGVRILWGLKHPYETLIAKAGENLIPWKDVKCVLWFPNFDGNDENLDGQKALLQNFFEYLAIRILADALYEVQVILTLNNVRFSQLQVERLGNDCFFFLTESFPFDETSFGKLSDPIITKKPMLVSRPISYVFDLHPPSDIQFGNYAATLHKGLHDI from the exons ATGGCGTCTCCAACTTCGTCGTGTAGCTCATCGTATTCGTCTCCATTTTCGTCCTCCAAGTTCTCGTCTCTTCCGGTAATGTCGCTCAGGGGGAAAATCGTCGAGAAAATCATCGAAAATCGCGTCACTCTCATCGTCGGCGAGACTGGCTGTG GAAAGAGCTCGCAAGTTCCACAGTTTCTCCTGGAGGAAGGCATGGAACCCATACTTTGTACACAACCTAGGAGATTTGCGGTCGTAGCTGTTGCTAAAATGGTTGCAAAGGCTCGAAACTGTGAAGTGGGAGGGGAAGTTGGATATCACATAGGTCATTCGAAGCACTTATCACCAAG ATCAAGGATAGTTTTTAAAACTGCTGGAGTTTTGTTGGATGAACTGCGAGAGAAGGGAATGAATGCACTCAAGTACAAGGTTATTATTCTTGATGAAGTACATGAAAGATCAATAGAATCTGATCTCGTTCTTGTCTGCCTGAAGCAGTTTCTGATAAAAAACAATGACCTCAG GGTGGTCTTGATGTCTGCCACAGCAGATATTACACGATACAAGGATTACTTCAAGGATCTTGGCAGGGGGGAACGAGTTGAAGTGCTTGCAATCCCCATGTCCAATCACAAAACCATATTTCAGCGAAGTGTTTCATATCTTGAGCAG ATAACTGAACTTTTGGGAATAAGTTCAGAGTTACTATCCTCAACATATAGTTCTGGTCCTAGCCCTTCCATGGCTAATGCTAACATTAAGCCTGCTGTACACAAACTTATTCATAATCTGATATTGCTTATCCATGAGAATGAGCCAGACATTGAAAAGAGCATTTTGGTTTTCCTTCCAACATACTATTCACTGGAGCAACAATGGAAACTTCTGACGCCGCTTAGTTCATCTTTCAAAGTTCACATTTTACATAGCAGTATTGACACTGAACAAGCTCTTATGGCTATGAAGATCTTGAAGTCTCATCGAAAG ATAATATTGGCTACTAATATTGCGGAGTCCTCGGTTACAATACCTAAGGTGGCATTTGTTATTGATTCGTGCCGATCTTTACAAGTTTTCTGGGACAGTAACCGGAAAAAGGAATCTACAGAGCTTGTTTGGGTTTCCAAATCTCAG GCTGAGCAGCGCAGAGGAAGAACTGGTCGAACTTGTGATGGCCAGGTTTATCGGTTGGTTACAAGTTCATTTTTCAGCCAACTTAAGGAATTTGAGCCCCCATCTATACTGAGGTTATCACTGAGGCAGCAAGTTCTTTTGATCAGCTGTGCCGAATCTAAGGCCATTAATGATCCCAAGA CCTTGTTGCAGAAGGCTCTAGATCCACCAAATATTGAAGTTGTTGAAGATGCATTGAGTTTGCTTgttcacatgcatgcattggAGAAGACATCTCCAAGAGGCCGGTATGAGCCTACATTTTATGGACGATTGCTTGCCAGTTTTTCATTGTCTTTTGATGCTGCTGTGCTAATACTCAAGTTTGGAGACATCGGAATGCTGCGTGAAGGCATTGTGCTGGGTATACTAATGGATACACAGCCTTTACCGATTCTTCATCCTTTTGGAGAGGAAGATTTG TTCACTGAGTACCTTGACTGCTACTTTGGTGGAGAGAGTTATGATAAAGTCCTACCTGGACGAAAGGAGGTGATATTCATGGGAAACTTATGTGCATTTCAGTTCTGGCAACGTGTTTTCAAG GATAAGCATCGTCTTGAACATTTGAAGCAACTTTTGAAGTTCAATGACATAAAAGCTGCCACATCAGTGCTACCCAGTGTCGAAGAAGAATGGTGCTCCTTCCATAACCTTGCACAGTCATCACTACGGCATGTCTCAGAAATAT ATGAAGATGTACTAAGTTCAGTGCACCGTTTTCGGCCAAAACTTCTGGCTACATCGAATGGCATGCCATTGTACTATGATCCTTATGAATTTGAACACACGTGCCTTCTCAAATGTCATCCAGATGGTGATACTGATGAACCTCCTGCGGATGATGAGCCTCTTCATCCATCTAATGAAATAAGGAAATGCCTTACTGTACCATATGTTGCTGCCCATAACTTTCAGAACAGTGATGTGGTTGAAAAGTTAGTAGCTACTATTAAAGAG ATAAAAGTTCTATATACAGAAGACAAATGTGGTAATCAGCAAAGAAATGTTGATGTTGGTTCTCATGTCAATGGAGAGGCTcctatatgtgttttttttattaacggATCCTGCAACAAGGGCAGTCAATGCTTGTTTTCTCATTCACTTAAAGCAAGAAGACCCATATGtaaattcttcttttctttacaG GGTTGTCGAAATGGAGGTTCATGTGGATTTTCTCATGATCTGGGTCCATCAGTATCTTCTAGCTCAACTTTATGCCTTCCAGAAGATGGTGATGCAAATGCTGCATCCCTTATACGATTGTTCCCCATATCTTCAAATGGATGCATTCTCCTATTGGATGACATGGACTTGCACTTCTCCTCAAATCTTGCTCGCCACTATGATCCGTCTAAAATAATTTCCACAACATGTTTGTCTGATACCTTCATCTGTAACACATCCTTGACAGGTGTCAGGATTTTGTGGGGCCTTAAGCACCCATATGAGACCCTCATTGCCAAAGCAGGAGAGAATTTGATCCCATGGAAAGATGTCAAGTGTGTGCTGTGGTTTCCGAACTTTGATGGTAATGATGAAAATTTGGATGGACAAAAAGCTCTCTTGCAGAATTTCTTTGAGTATCTCGCCATCCGGATATTGGCCGATGCCTTGTATGAAGTGCAAGTTATCCTCACTCTGAACAATGTCCGATTTTCACAACTACAG GTTGAAAGGTTGGGCAATGattgcttcttcttcctcacggagtcatttccatttgatgaaACAAGCTTCGGGAAGTTGTCGGACCCGATCATCACAAAGAAGCCGATGTTGGTATCGAGGCCCATCTCTTATGTTTTTGACCTGCACCCACCTTCCGACATTCAGTTTGGTAATTATGCAGCTACACTCCACAAAGGATTGCATGATATCTAG
- the LOC108986845 gene encoding uncharacterized protein LOC108986845 has protein sequence MEAKLTSMEEMVRKLTEEIGALHQEDAAFKQTNEEMVGGGEPSRTGLVDSQRVPANPTAEEERRKKHLVSTDLPYNMGVMAVPLPTKFKIPQIEVYDETEDSLEYLETFKTHMTLHSFPGEIACRVFPLTLKGPARAWFESLSLGILDSFDELACLFMTWFMASRKRRRSVVYHLTVKQRDRESMKSYLSQFN, from the coding sequence ATGGAGGCGAAACTCACGAGCATGGAGGAGATGGTAAGGAAGCTAACGGAGGAGATAGGGGCGCTCCACCAAGAAGATGCAGCATTCAAGCAGACCAACGAGGAGATGGTGGGAGGAGGGGAACCTAGCAGAACTGGGCTCGTGGATTCACAGCGGGTCCCTGCAAACCCCACGGCGGAGGAGGAGAGACGTAAGAAGCACCTCGTCAGTACCGACTTGCCATACAACATGGGAGTCATGGCGGTGCCTCTTCCAACCAAATTCAAAATCCCTCAGATTGAGGTGTACGACGAGACTGAAGATTCGTTGGAATACTTGGAGACGTTCAAGACCCACATGACCTTGCACAGTTTCCCAGGTGAAATCGCCTGTCGGGTCTTTCCTTTGACGTTGAAAGGACCCGCCCGGGCTTGGTTTGAATCTCTATCACTAGGGATACTAGATAGCTTCGATGAGTTGGCTTGCCTATTCATGACATGGTTCATGGCAAGTCGAAAGAGGAGGCGCTCGGTCGTCTACCACCTCACGGTTAAACAACGGGACAGAGAGAGCATGAAGTCATATCTCTCCCAGTTTAATTAG
- the LOC108986873 gene encoding uncharacterized protein LOC108986873 isoform X3: MSHKALDSRPSIESCTFQLHTWRPFKFQPKTLDYSDSHLATTTTNPSYSKPYHHYSANGVHTKRPCRSDRATSFSVVDAAAIDMSKLTLIEDDRPISTGHHNRVSFGLFARKRRRRGSRSVSGRSSDRSITRRCCSVGASAAYGTCSDLPVTDSSGELFGNGDANWASDVSEARNSRRDKDGGGSGEKETTGHGFGPVGGFDAQGNESGYGSEPGYRGDAEFGYGDELDEEEDDAKLLFWAEAHSKMEMVGENTFSDQKTHYRCRRKKHDCRMVDSPR, translated from the exons ATGTCACACAAAGCCCTAGATTCGCGGCCCTCCATAGAGTCGTGTACTTTTCAGCTCCACACTTGGAGACCTTTCAAGTTCCAACCCAAAACCCTTGACTACTCCGACTCCCACctcgccaccaccaccacaaacCCATCTTACTCAAAGCCCTACCACCACTACTCTGCTAATGGGGTCCACACCAAGCGCCCCTGCCGTTCCGACCGCGCGACGTCCTTTTCCGTTGTCGACGCCGCCGCAATCGACATGTCCAAGCTCACCCTGATCGAAGACGACAGGCCGATCTCCACCGGCCACCACAATCGCGTAAGCTTTGGATTGTTCGCCAGGAAACGACGTCGCCGAGGGTCGAGATCGGTTTCGGGTCGGAGCAGCGACAGGAGCATCACCCGCCGGTGCTGCTCTGTGGGTGCATCTGCAGCATATGGGACGTGCTCGGATCTTCCGGTGACGGACTCGAGTGGAGAGCTGTTTGGGAATGGGGATGCGAATTGGGCATCCGATGTGAGCGAAGCGAGGAATTCGAGGAGGGATAAGGATGGAGGAGGAAGTGGGGAAAAGGAGACTACGGGTCATGGGTTTGGGCCCGTTGGTGGTTTTGATGCTCAGGGAAACGAGTCTGGGTATGGTAGCGAACCCGGATATCGCGGGGACGCTGAATTTGGGTATGGGGACGAGCTcgatgaggaggaggatgatGCCAAATTGCTGTTCTGGG CAGAGGCACATTCTAAAATGGAGATGGTTGGCGAGAATACATTCTCGGATCAAAAAACCCATTACAGATGCCGGCGTAAGAAACATGATTGCAGAATGGTGGATTCACCTCGGTAA
- the LOC108986873 gene encoding uncharacterized protein LOC108986873 isoform X1, which yields MSHKALDSRPSIESCTFQLHTWRPFKFQPKTLDYSDSHLATTTTNPSYSKPYHHYSANGVHTKRPCRSDRATSFSVVDAAAIDMSKLTLIEDDRPISTGHHNRVSFGLFARKRRRRGSRSVSGRSSDRSITRRCCSVGASAAYGTCSDLPVTDSSGELFGNGDANWASDVSEARNSRRDKDGGGSGEKETTGHGFGPVGGFDAQGNESGYGSEPGYRGDAEFGYGDELDEEEDDAKLLFWGERFGAEAHSKMEMVGENTFSDQKTHYRCRRKKHDCRMVDSPR from the exons ATGTCACACAAAGCCCTAGATTCGCGGCCCTCCATAGAGTCGTGTACTTTTCAGCTCCACACTTGGAGACCTTTCAAGTTCCAACCCAAAACCCTTGACTACTCCGACTCCCACctcgccaccaccaccacaaacCCATCTTACTCAAAGCCCTACCACCACTACTCTGCTAATGGGGTCCACACCAAGCGCCCCTGCCGTTCCGACCGCGCGACGTCCTTTTCCGTTGTCGACGCCGCCGCAATCGACATGTCCAAGCTCACCCTGATCGAAGACGACAGGCCGATCTCCACCGGCCACCACAATCGCGTAAGCTTTGGATTGTTCGCCAGGAAACGACGTCGCCGAGGGTCGAGATCGGTTTCGGGTCGGAGCAGCGACAGGAGCATCACCCGCCGGTGCTGCTCTGTGGGTGCATCTGCAGCATATGGGACGTGCTCGGATCTTCCGGTGACGGACTCGAGTGGAGAGCTGTTTGGGAATGGGGATGCGAATTGGGCATCCGATGTGAGCGAAGCGAGGAATTCGAGGAGGGATAAGGATGGAGGAGGAAGTGGGGAAAAGGAGACTACGGGTCATGGGTTTGGGCCCGTTGGTGGTTTTGATGCTCAGGGAAACGAGTCTGGGTATGGTAGCGAACCCGGATATCGCGGGGACGCTGAATTTGGGTATGGGGACGAGCTcgatgaggaggaggatgatGCCAAATTGCTGTTCTGGGGTGAGCGATTTGGAg CAGAGGCACATTCTAAAATGGAGATGGTTGGCGAGAATACATTCTCGGATCAAAAAACCCATTACAGATGCCGGCGTAAGAAACATGATTGCAGAATGGTGGATTCACCTCGGTAA
- the LOC108986873 gene encoding uncharacterized protein LOC108986873 isoform X4 produces MSHKALDSRPSIESCTFQLHTWRPFKFQPKTLDYSDSHLATTTTNPSYSKPYHHYSANGVHTKRPCRSDRATSFSVVDAAAIDMSKLTLIEDDRPISTGHHNRVSFGLFARKRRRRGSRSVSGRSSDRSITRRCCSVGASAAYGTCSDLPVTDSSGELFGNGDANWASDVSEARNSRRDKDGGGSGEKETTGHGFGPVGGFDAQGNESGYGSEPGYRGDAEFGYGDELDEEEDDAKLLFWEAHSKMEMVGENTFSDQKTHYRCRRKKHDCRMVDSPR; encoded by the exons ATGTCACACAAAGCCCTAGATTCGCGGCCCTCCATAGAGTCGTGTACTTTTCAGCTCCACACTTGGAGACCTTTCAAGTTCCAACCCAAAACCCTTGACTACTCCGACTCCCACctcgccaccaccaccacaaacCCATCTTACTCAAAGCCCTACCACCACTACTCTGCTAATGGGGTCCACACCAAGCGCCCCTGCCGTTCCGACCGCGCGACGTCCTTTTCCGTTGTCGACGCCGCCGCAATCGACATGTCCAAGCTCACCCTGATCGAAGACGACAGGCCGATCTCCACCGGCCACCACAATCGCGTAAGCTTTGGATTGTTCGCCAGGAAACGACGTCGCCGAGGGTCGAGATCGGTTTCGGGTCGGAGCAGCGACAGGAGCATCACCCGCCGGTGCTGCTCTGTGGGTGCATCTGCAGCATATGGGACGTGCTCGGATCTTCCGGTGACGGACTCGAGTGGAGAGCTGTTTGGGAATGGGGATGCGAATTGGGCATCCGATGTGAGCGAAGCGAGGAATTCGAGGAGGGATAAGGATGGAGGAGGAAGTGGGGAAAAGGAGACTACGGGTCATGGGTTTGGGCCCGTTGGTGGTTTTGATGCTCAGGGAAACGAGTCTGGGTATGGTAGCGAACCCGGATATCGCGGGGACGCTGAATTTGGGTATGGGGACGAGCTcgatgaggaggaggatgatGCCAAATTGCTGTTCTGGG AGGCACATTCTAAAATGGAGATGGTTGGCGAGAATACATTCTCGGATCAAAAAACCCATTACAGATGCCGGCGTAAGAAACATGATTGCAGAATGGTGGATTCACCTCGGTAA
- the LOC108986873 gene encoding uncharacterized protein LOC108986873 isoform X2, whose protein sequence is MSHKALDSRPSIESCTFQLHTWRPFKFQPKTLDYSDSHLATTTTNPSYSKPYHHYSANGVHTKRPCRSDRATSFSVVDAAAIDMSKLTLIEDDRPISTGHHNRVSFGLFARKRRRRGSRSVSGRSSDRSITRRCCSVGASAAYGTCSDLPVTDSSGELFGNGDANWASDVSEARNSRRDKDGGGSGEKETTGHGFGPVGGFDAQGNESGYGSEPGYRGDAEFGYGDELDEEEDDAKLLFWGERFGEAHSKMEMVGENTFSDQKTHYRCRRKKHDCRMVDSPR, encoded by the exons ATGTCACACAAAGCCCTAGATTCGCGGCCCTCCATAGAGTCGTGTACTTTTCAGCTCCACACTTGGAGACCTTTCAAGTTCCAACCCAAAACCCTTGACTACTCCGACTCCCACctcgccaccaccaccacaaacCCATCTTACTCAAAGCCCTACCACCACTACTCTGCTAATGGGGTCCACACCAAGCGCCCCTGCCGTTCCGACCGCGCGACGTCCTTTTCCGTTGTCGACGCCGCCGCAATCGACATGTCCAAGCTCACCCTGATCGAAGACGACAGGCCGATCTCCACCGGCCACCACAATCGCGTAAGCTTTGGATTGTTCGCCAGGAAACGACGTCGCCGAGGGTCGAGATCGGTTTCGGGTCGGAGCAGCGACAGGAGCATCACCCGCCGGTGCTGCTCTGTGGGTGCATCTGCAGCATATGGGACGTGCTCGGATCTTCCGGTGACGGACTCGAGTGGAGAGCTGTTTGGGAATGGGGATGCGAATTGGGCATCCGATGTGAGCGAAGCGAGGAATTCGAGGAGGGATAAGGATGGAGGAGGAAGTGGGGAAAAGGAGACTACGGGTCATGGGTTTGGGCCCGTTGGTGGTTTTGATGCTCAGGGAAACGAGTCTGGGTATGGTAGCGAACCCGGATATCGCGGGGACGCTGAATTTGGGTATGGGGACGAGCTcgatgaggaggaggatgatGCCAAATTGCTGTTCTGGGGTGAGCGATTTGGAg AGGCACATTCTAAAATGGAGATGGTTGGCGAGAATACATTCTCGGATCAAAAAACCCATTACAGATGCCGGCGTAAGAAACATGATTGCAGAATGGTGGATTCACCTCGGTAA
- the LOC108986883 gene encoding mitochondrial zinc maintenance protein 1, mitochondrial has product MARAEALSAYRALLRATRKTFAGDSLMLTESAAELRKKFEHNRHVISEVEIRRLLDEAREASHFISTMIVQAQLNSRGGYQMKPSKEHAGATLEMPSEEILKTV; this is encoded by the exons ATGGCGAGAGCAGAAGCACTGAGCGCGTACAGAGCGCTGCTGAGAGCGACTCGCAAAACGTTCGCCGGCGACTCTCTGATGCTTACCGAGTCGGCGGCAGAGCTCCGCAAAAAGTTCGAGCATAACCGGCACGTGATTTCCGAGGTCGAGATCCGGAGACTCCTCGACGAGGCACGTGAGGCCTCACATTTCATATCCACCATGATCGTCCAGGCCCAGCTCAACTCTCGTGGCGGTTACC AAATGAAGCCGAGTAAAGAGCATGCAGGAGCGACACTTGAGATGCCTTCAGAAGAGATTCTTAAGACTGTCTAA